The Microcoleus sp. AS-A8 genome contains a region encoding:
- a CDS encoding CAAD domain-containing protein: MNPETVRSDSSDYTTAEVEQPEVIEINNGGTKLLMPSDSSTEPSNAQWQQYGERVATFLQTLPGYVSRFFAENKGPLGTIALIIGSFVTVKLILALLDALDDIPLIAPTLELIGIGYTGWFIYRYLLTAPNRQELSEQVKSLKNQVLGTDS; the protein is encoded by the coding sequence ATGAATCCTGAAACTGTAAGATCAGACTCGTCAGACTATACAACTGCTGAAGTTGAACAACCCGAAGTCATAGAAATTAATAACGGAGGAACGAAGCTTTTGATGCCCTCAGATTCGTCCACGGAACCCTCTAATGCTCAATGGCAGCAGTATGGGGAACGCGTAGCCACCTTTCTACAAACTTTACCCGGTTACGTTAGCCGCTTTTTTGCCGAAAACAAGGGGCCGTTGGGAACCATTGCTCTGATCATCGGCTCTTTCGTCACGGTCAAACTAATCCTAGCTCTGCTGGATGCGCTCGATGACATCCCCTTAATCGCACCAACCTTGGAGCTGATTGGCATCGGTTATACAGGTTGGTTTATTTACCGCTATTTACTCACGGCTCCCAATCGCCAAGAGCTATCTGAGCAAGTTAAATCCCTTAAAAATCAAGTTTTGGGTACAGATAGCTAA
- a CDS encoding ADP-ribosylglycohydrolase family protein: MLLELAIGDAYGAGFEYADSELVQRYNDLSRYIQHPRHQIKPGCYTDDTQMSLAIAETLVAGEPWTPEVLAHRFVTTFKRDPREGYAGKFYRFLLQVQDGQQFLENIIWTSDKSGAAMRAAPIGILPTIEQVIKATTIQAAITHNTPDGINAAIAAALMSHYFIYQLGEKKELGKFLETHVLGEWSKPWQGEVRSKGWMSVRAAITAVIRNDSLSELLKDCIAFTGDVDTVAAIALAAAACSEEITQDLPDHLIDGLENGTYGRDYIIQLDKQLMARREPYEANV, translated from the coding sequence ATGTTGCTGGAGTTGGCAATTGGGGATGCTTACGGCGCAGGCTTTGAATACGCGGATAGCGAATTGGTTCAGCGTTACAACGATTTGAGCCGTTACATACAGCATCCCCGTCATCAAATCAAACCGGGTTGCTACACGGACGACACCCAGATGAGCCTTGCGATCGCAGAAACGTTAGTTGCTGGGGAACCTTGGACACCTGAAGTTTTGGCTCATCGGTTCGTTACTACCTTTAAGCGCGATCCACGAGAAGGCTATGCCGGAAAGTTTTATCGATTTTTGCTCCAAGTCCAGGATGGACAGCAGTTTCTAGAGAATATCATTTGGACAAGTGATAAAAGTGGTGCAGCGATGCGTGCGGCACCGATTGGCATTTTACCCACGATTGAGCAGGTGATTAAAGCCACAACCATTCAAGCCGCAATCACGCACAACACACCCGATGGCATCAACGCCGCGATCGCAGCCGCCTTGATGTCCCATTACTTTATTTACCAGTTGGGCGAAAAAAAGGAACTAGGCAAGTTTCTGGAAACTCATGTCCTCGGTGAATGGTCAAAACCGTGGCAGGGAGAAGTTAGGTCAAAAGGCTGGATGAGTGTCAGGGCGGCGATTACCGCTGTCATCCGGAATGATTCTCTGAGCGAACTGCTCAAGGATTGCATTGCCTTTACCGGAGATGTGGATACAGTCGCTGCGATCGCACTTGCCGCTGCTGCTTGTAGCGAGGAAATCACACAAGACCTTCCTGATCATCTCATCGACGGTTTAGAAAATGGCACCTACGGTAGGGATTATATTATCCAACTCGACAAGCAACTGATGGCTCGACGCGAACCCTATGAGGCAAACGTTTAG
- a CDS encoding serine/threonine protein kinase, whose amino-acid sequence MQGNTLNSQGTNAIIGKILCDRFQIIQHLGGGGFGQTYLAEDLQQPSNSPCVVKQLQPKSKNPDTLQTARVLFEREAKVLYQLGNHPRIPEIRADFEQDEQFYLVQEFIEGGELKQELPAGKRLSETQVIDLLQEILQILEFVHDKGVIHRDIKPSNLIRRKQDGRIVLIDFGAVKQVSTQIVHPEGQTTLTVAVGSPGFMPNEQLSGKPRFCSDIYAVGMLGIQALTGIPANQLPEDPRTSEIIWRNREALPVDVEVEVSPPLADVLDKMVRYDYRQRFQTATEALQAIASLKNPSNYGDTSGTYTLTIPPASTANAVTATLPPQPSASKALVTSAPLQDKVQASNASISTLDKKSYWLKRISAGLVTATALTVGFYKLPNAEFLNTNQLLVSGHKSSPVNTLIGHSKEVYSVAISPDGQILVSGSVDKKIKLWSMPDGKPLKTLSAHQDKVMSVAISPDGGIIASGSKDGSIKLWNLKTGQLLRPLSGHSEYVLSVVFSPDGQTLATSSADKTVKLWDVSTGKQVRSLSGHSNWVYAVAFSPDGQTLADASDDKTIKLWHVPTGKLITTLSSPSGQMVRSVTFSPDGKTLVSGSYDQINLWNLENLLAGCKDASSCSPRKTFSGKLGIVESIAISPDSQTLACGTKDKSIKLWNLQTGKLQDTISGLSDPVHTLTFSPDGKTLVSGGSEDGTIEVWRSR is encoded by the coding sequence ATGCAAGGTAATACTCTAAATAGCCAGGGCACAAACGCCATCATCGGGAAAATTCTTTGCGATCGCTTCCAAATTATCCAACACTTGGGAGGCGGGGGGTTTGGTCAGACTTACCTTGCCGAAGACTTACAGCAACCGAGTAACTCGCCGTGTGTCGTTAAGCAACTTCAGCCCAAGTCTAAAAATCCAGATACCTTGCAGACAGCAAGAGTTTTGTTCGAGAGGGAAGCCAAAGTTCTTTACCAGTTGGGCAACCATCCTCGAATCCCTGAAATCAGAGCGGATTTTGAGCAGGATGAACAGTTTTATTTGGTTCAGGAATTTATTGAAGGCGGTGAACTCAAGCAGGAACTCCCTGCTGGCAAGCGGTTGAGTGAAACCCAGGTTATCGACCTGTTGCAGGAAATTTTACAAATATTAGAGTTTGTCCACGACAAGGGTGTCATTCATCGAGATATCAAACCCTCGAATTTAATCCGGCGCAAACAGGACGGTAGAATTGTCCTGATTGACTTTGGGGCGGTCAAACAAGTCAGCACTCAGATTGTTCATCCTGAAGGACAGACAACGTTGACAGTGGCGGTTGGTTCGCCCGGTTTCATGCCGAACGAACAACTCAGCGGTAAACCACGATTTTGTAGTGATATTTATGCTGTGGGGATGCTGGGGATTCAGGCGCTTACAGGAATACCAGCCAATCAGCTACCCGAAGACCCCAGAACCAGTGAAATTATATGGCGCAATCGGGAGGCGTTGCCAGTCGATGTTGAGGTTGAGGTAAGTCCGCCGTTGGCGGATGTGTTAGATAAAATGGTGCGCTACGACTATCGGCAACGCTTCCAGACGGCAACAGAAGCCCTTCAAGCGATTGCATCACTGAAGAATCCGTCAAACTATGGCGATACGTCTGGCACCTACACCTTAACCATCCCTCCCGCCTCAACTGCAAACGCTGTTACGGCAACACTACCACCTCAACCCTCAGCCTCTAAGGCGCTGGTCACTTCAGCACCTCTTCAAGACAAGGTACAAGCGAGTAACGCGTCTATAAGTACCCTTGATAAGAAATCCTATTGGCTGAAGCGCATTAGTGCAGGGCTTGTGACAGCTACAGCCTTGACTGTGGGATTTTACAAATTGCCCAACGCCGAATTTTTGAACACTAATCAGTTATTAGTGAGTGGACACAAGAGTTCACCCGTTAACACCCTCATCGGGCATTCCAAGGAAGTTTACTCCGTTGCCATCAGTCCAGACGGGCAAATTTTGGTGAGTGGAAGTGTTGACAAAAAAATTAAGTTGTGGAGTATGCCCGATGGGAAACCCCTGAAAACCTTGTCTGCACATCAGGATAAGGTAATGTCGGTTGCCATCAGTCCCGATGGCGGGATAATCGCCAGTGGTAGTAAAGACGGATCGATTAAACTCTGGAATTTGAAAACAGGACAACTTCTGCGTCCCCTTTCCGGACATTCTGAGTACGTGTTGTCGGTTGTCTTTAGTCCTGATGGGCAGACTCTTGCTACTAGTAGTGCGGACAAGACGGTTAAGCTTTGGGATGTAAGCACGGGGAAACAGGTGCGATCGCTTTCTGGACATTCCAACTGGGTTTATGCGGTGGCATTTAGTCCCGATGGACAAACTCTTGCCGATGCTAGCGATGACAAAACCATCAAGTTATGGCATGTACCCACGGGTAAGCTAATTACCACTCTTTCTAGCCCTTCAGGTCAGATGGTTCGTTCCGTTACCTTCAGTCCGGATGGCAAAACCCTGGTTAGTGGTAGTTATGACCAAATTAATTTGTGGAACTTGGAGAATTTGTTAGCGGGGTGTAAGGATGCATCGTCATGCAGTCCGAGGAAGACGTTCTCAGGGAAGTTAGGCATTGTGGAGTCGATCGCCATCAGCCCTGATAGTCAGACTCTCGCCTGTGGGACTAAGGATAAGAGCATCAAGCTTTGGAATCTCCAGACTGGAAAACTGCAAGATACTATTTCCGGACTTTCTGACCCAGTTCATACTCTCACATTCAGTCCTGATGGGAAAACCCTGGTGAGTGGGGGTAGTGAGGATGGAACGATTGAGGTTTGGCGATCGCGCTGA
- a CDS encoding protein kinase, which produces MLGITLSGRYKIVQHLGGGGFGQTYLAQDLQLPGNPLCVVKQLKPQSTDPITLQTAKRLFDREAQVLYKLGNHNHIPRLLAHLEQEQEFYLVQEYIEGHDLKQELPRGKRFSEAQVIALCQELLTILEFVHQQEVIHRDIKPANIVRRKLDGKLVLIDFGAVKEVATQTVNSEGHTTLTVAIGSPGYMPSEQLRGKPQFCSDIYAVGMLCIQALTGLPPNQLPEDPKTSEIIWRDQWQHNTPPEQVQASHKLADVLDTMVRYDYRQRYQTAAEALQVLTSLTPSHSSPTTISASQVIFTASANPSESTATYSAPSPISDSPADSPIEMVEPTQAPPSQQQRTPDASVNLLQEKVGNETSARLVATSRNKSYKLFGMGAAITTAVALTVGIYYFHGLTLSATENQWSQKMSLSKTLTGDSNSTNPVAITPDGKTLATGSEEGTIKFWNLQTGELKKTFKGHTSAVNVIVFSPNGQTLASGSADESIKLWNLNTEGVLHTLSGRSKGISAIVMTPDSQTLVSGDRVGNIEFWNLKNGERINAFAGHEILVTSLAVTPDGQTLVSSSQDNRIKLWDVKTGQLIRTLTAADSHHFFSVAISPNGQQIASGSWDGGIRLWDLKTGKLTQILKTDSAPIDTVVFKANGQTLVSGSADGSIRMWDLKTNKLRRTLSGHSEAVNRMVMTPDGQMLVSSGKDKAIKIWRSP; this is translated from the coding sequence ATGCTGGGAATAACACTGAGTGGTCGCTACAAAATCGTCCAACACCTTGGAGGTGGAGGCTTTGGTCAAACTTACCTTGCCCAAGACTTACAGCTACCGGGCAACCCTCTGTGTGTCGTCAAGCAACTTAAACCCCAGTCTACCGACCCCATAACGTTACAGACTGCAAAACGTTTATTTGATCGGGAAGCCCAAGTTTTATATAAGTTGGGCAATCATAACCACATTCCCAGACTTTTAGCGCACCTTGAACAAGAGCAAGAGTTTTATCTCGTTCAAGAATACATTGAAGGTCATGACCTGAAACAAGAACTACCACGAGGCAAACGGTTCAGTGAAGCTCAGGTGATAGCCCTATGCCAAGAACTATTAACAATCTTAGAGTTTGTCCATCAGCAAGAGGTGATCCACCGGGATATCAAACCGGCCAACATCGTTAGACGCAAACTTGATGGAAAACTGGTTCTGATTGACTTTGGGGCGGTTAAAGAAGTCGCGACGCAAACAGTTAACTCTGAGGGACATACCACTTTAACCGTAGCAATTGGTTCACCGGGTTATATGCCGAGTGAACAACTCAGGGGAAAACCTCAATTCTGTAGCGATATCTACGCTGTCGGGATGCTCTGTATCCAAGCGTTGACGGGGTTACCTCCTAACCAGTTGCCGGAAGACCCCAAAACCAGTGAAATTATTTGGCGCGATCAGTGGCAGCACAACACACCGCCTGAACAGGTACAAGCAAGTCATAAGCTAGCAGACGTTTTAGATACAATGGTGCGCTATGACTACCGCCAGCGTTACCAAACAGCAGCAGAGGCATTGCAGGTACTGACCTCATTAACTCCATCGCATTCCTCCCCAACAACTATTTCTGCCTCTCAAGTTATTTTTACGGCCTCAGCAAATCCATCGGAATCAACTGCCACTTACTCTGCACCTTCTCCAATTTCCGATTCGCCTGCGGACAGTCCAATTGAAATGGTAGAACCGACACAAGCGCCGCCCTCTCAGCAGCAGAGAACTCCTGATGCCTCAGTCAATTTATTGCAAGAAAAGGTCGGAAACGAAACGTCGGCTCGTTTGGTTGCTACGTCCCGAAACAAATCTTATAAGCTGTTCGGAATGGGGGCAGCTATTACGACGGCGGTGGCTTTGACAGTTGGCATTTATTATTTTCATGGATTAACTTTATCTGCGACAGAAAATCAATGGTCACAAAAAATGTCGCTATCCAAAACACTTACGGGAGATTCAAACTCTACTAATCCCGTTGCCATAACACCAGATGGCAAAACTCTTGCTACTGGGAGTGAGGAGGGGACAATCAAATTTTGGAATTTACAGACTGGAGAGCTGAAAAAGACATTCAAAGGGCATACATCAGCCGTAAATGTTATTGTTTTCAGTCCCAATGGTCAAACTCTGGCGAGTGGTAGCGCTGACGAAAGTATCAAGCTTTGGAATTTGAATACGGAGGGAGTACTTCACACTCTCTCCGGACGCTCAAAAGGAATTAGTGCGATTGTAATGACGCCGGATAGTCAGACTTTGGTTAGTGGCGATCGCGTTGGCAATATAGAATTTTGGAACCTGAAAAATGGAGAAAGAATCAACGCTTTTGCAGGTCATGAAATCTTGGTTACGTCCCTGGCAGTAACGCCAGATGGACAAACTCTAGTTAGCAGTAGTCAGGACAATAGGATTAAGCTGTGGGACGTGAAAACAGGGCAATTAATTCGCACGCTTACTGCGGCTGATTCACACCACTTCTTTTCTGTCGCGATTAGTCCAAATGGACAACAAATTGCCAGTGGCAGTTGGGATGGAGGAATTCGGCTTTGGGATTTAAAAACGGGTAAATTAACCCAAATTCTCAAAACGGATTCAGCTCCAATTGATACTGTTGTCTTTAAAGCAAATGGACAAACTCTCGTCAGTGGTAGTGCAGATGGAAGCATCCGAATGTGGGATTTAAAAACCAATAAACTGCGACGTACCCTCTCTGGACATTCAGAGGCTGTTAATCGTATGGTTATGACGCCGGATGGGCAGATGTTGGTGAGTAGTGGGAAAGATAAGGCGATCAAAATTTGGCGATCGCCTTAA
- a CDS encoding WD40 repeat domain-containing protein, which produces MSLLAKHRANLFMDVEHTLGLWLVVPRASVYSVAITPDGRTVVSGGADKTVLSWDLYTAQQQYLLRGHSDWVYCVAVTPDGETIVSGSSDKTIKLWSLRSGKEINTLKGHLDTVCSVAITPDGKTLVSGSRDTTIKLWDLSSGQEIRTLTPHSDWVSSVVLTPNGQTIVSGCADATIQVGDIGKLTGHTAGVTSVAMSPDGRFIVSGSIDETIKVWDFATGQQRHTFTAHADGVTCVTLTPDGQKIVSGGNDKTVKVWDLKTGKKIHTFTDYVEAALSVALTPDGRIIVSGSRNSVMKLWEMP; this is translated from the coding sequence ATGTCACTATTGGCTAAACACAGGGCAAATTTATTTATGGACGTGGAACATACCCTAGGGCTTTGGCTGGTTGTACCTAGGGCTTCTGTATATTCTGTCGCGATCACGCCGGATGGTCGAACCGTAGTCAGTGGGGGTGCAGATAAGACAGTTCTATCTTGGGACTTGTACACGGCTCAACAACAATACCTTCTGAGAGGACATTCGGATTGGGTTTATTGTGTTGCCGTCACGCCGGATGGTGAAACTATTGTTAGCGGCAGTTCGGACAAGACGATTAAACTCTGGAGCCTTAGGAGTGGGAAAGAAATTAACACCCTTAAGGGACATTTAGATACGGTATGTTCTGTTGCTATAACGCCCGATGGAAAAACACTAGTCAGTGGTAGCAGAGACACTACTATCAAGCTGTGGGATTTAAGCAGTGGACAAGAAATTCGCACTCTTACTCCTCACTCCGATTGGGTTTCTTCGGTTGTGCTGACGCCAAATGGGCAGACGATTGTGAGTGGTTGTGCTGACGCGACGATTCAGGTCGGTGACATCGGTAAACTCACAGGGCATACTGCTGGTGTCACATCTGTTGCAATGAGTCCAGATGGCCGATTTATTGTTAGTGGTAGTATCGACGAAACGATTAAGGTATGGGACTTTGCTACCGGTCAACAACGACACACATTCACGGCTCATGCTGATGGTGTAACCTGTGTAACTCTGACACCCGATGGTCAGAAAATAGTGAGTGGTGGGAATGATAAAACCGTCAAGGTGTGGGATTTAAAGACGGGCAAAAAAATTCATACTTTTACTGATTATGTCGAAGCTGCTTTATCGGTTGCGCTGACGCCTGATGGACGAATCATTGTTAGTGGTAGCCGTAATAGTGTGATGAAGTTGTGGGAAATGCCATAA
- the folK gene encoding 2-amino-4-hydroxy-6-hydroxymethyldihydropteridine diphosphokinase translates to MKSEQYALGECSQNTIAPASVQSAIALGSNLGDSRTILESALRILNQSLGISLKAQSSWYQTAPIGPPQPDYLNGCALLEVQLTPQELLATLLKIEVQFGRVRQERWGPRTLDLDLLLFDDLILNLPNLQLPHPHLTERAFVLVPLAEISPDWIEPVSGQAIAQLVQRVDCSGVRRL, encoded by the coding sequence ATGAAATCTGAACAATACGCCTTAGGAGAGTGTTCGCAAAACACGATTGCCCCTGCTAGTGTACAGAGCGCAATTGCTCTGGGTAGCAATCTCGGTGACTCCCGCACCATCCTCGAAAGCGCGCTAAGAATCTTAAATCAGAGCTTAGGAATCTCCTTAAAAGCCCAGTCTAGTTGGTACCAAACAGCCCCGATAGGCCCACCCCAACCGGATTACCTCAACGGCTGTGCCTTGCTAGAAGTGCAACTTACGCCACAGGAACTGTTAGCAACTTTACTGAAAATTGAAGTCCAATTTGGTAGAGTGCGTCAAGAACGCTGGGGGCCAAGAACCCTGGATCTCGATTTATTGCTGTTTGATGACTTAATCCTGAATCTACCCAATCTTCAACTGCCCCACCCTCACCTCACAGAACGGGCTTTTGTCCTTGTGCCTTTAGCGGAAATTTCGCCCGATTGGATTGAGCCAGTTTCCGGACAAGCGATCGCACAACTTGTACAAAGGGTAGACTGTTCAGGAGTCCGCAGACTTTGA
- a CDS encoding NUDIX hydrolase, protein MLVGREPPQLLKQRLVYQGRKFSFEVSNLRLPNNSQGDWECIRHPGGALAVPVTPDGKLILLRQYRFALQGRLLEFPAGTVEQHEAPEDTIKREIEEETGYRAHKWQKLGKFPVAPGYSDEFIYAFLAQDLEKLEAPPNRDADEDMENVLMTPQELEEAILAGEPIDAKSISSFFLARPFLK, encoded by the coding sequence ATGCTAGTAGGTCGCGAACCCCCTCAATTACTGAAACAACGCCTGGTTTATCAGGGTCGTAAATTTAGTTTTGAAGTCAGCAACCTCCGTCTTCCCAACAATTCACAGGGAGATTGGGAATGCATTCGTCACCCGGGTGGTGCCCTGGCTGTACCCGTCACACCTGATGGCAAACTGATCCTATTGCGGCAATATCGTTTTGCGCTCCAAGGACGTCTTTTAGAGTTTCCGGCGGGAACTGTAGAACAGCATGAAGCTCCAGAGGACACCATCAAGCGAGAAATTGAAGAAGAAACCGGCTACCGTGCCCATAAATGGCAAAAATTAGGTAAATTTCCGGTGGCACCCGGTTATTCGGACGAATTCATTTACGCCTTTCTCGCTCAGGATTTGGAAAAGCTGGAAGCGCCACCGAATCGCGATGCGGATGAAGACATGGAAAATGTGTTGATGACACCTCAAGAGTTAGAGGAAGCCATCCTGGCAGGAGAACCGATCGATGCCAAATCCATTTCCAGCTTTTTCCTGGCACGTCCTTTCCTAAAATAA
- a CDS encoding serine/threonine protein kinase, whose protein sequence is MLGKTLSGRYKIVQHLGGGGFGQTYLAEDLQLPSNPLCVVKQLNPRSTDPLTLQTAKRFFDREAEVLYKLGNHDQIPRLLAHFEQEQEFYLVQECIEGHDLKQELPRGKRLTEAQVIVLCQDILKILEFVHQQHVIHRDIKPANIIRRRQDGKLVLIDFGAVKEVTTQAVNPSGNTSLTVAIGSPGYMPNEQLSGKPQFCSDIYAVGVLGIQALTGLSSTQLPQDLRTSEIFWRDNWLHNMPPEQVQTSVELADVLDKMVRYDYRQRYQTVTETLQAFEQLTMAYCGSTTASISEVSFTASADPFEPTTTYPRLPLVSDMPTDTIESKELTQALPSQQQPTSKALGNLSDGQVADETITPLVSSSRKKYRKLIAIGGGIVAAVGLAFGIYHVHGLTISLAESQWSKKISLSNTLPGDSNSLSPVAISPDGKTLASGSEDGTIKLWDLQTGKLRNTLKGPPSPDKRSKSVRAIAFSPDGKTLASGGEDNGIKVWNLGTGKLLHTLSGKSYWISALAISPDSQTFVCGDADSYITIGNLRTRELQNFFAGHSTIVNSLAISPDGQTAVSGSDDKTIKVWEIKTGQLIHTLTTPDSRRVFAVAISPNGKTIASGNEDGVVRLWNLGSGKLIQSLPVGSASIIAVAYRVNGHTLVSGSNDGTIRLWDVRTGKVLRTMPGHSAPVYSLAFSPDGQTLVSSSKDETIKIWRVP, encoded by the coding sequence ATGTTGGGAAAAACTCTAAGTGGTCGCTACAAAATCGTCCAACACCTCGGAGGCGGCGGTTTTGGTCAAACTTACCTTGCCGAAGACTTACAGCTACCTAGCAACCCTTTATGCGTCGTCAAGCAACTCAATCCTAGGTCTACTGACCCATTAACTTTACAAACTGCAAAGCGTTTCTTCGATAGAGAAGCTGAAGTTCTGTACAAGTTGGGCAACCATGACCAAATTCCCAGACTTTTGGCTCACTTCGAGCAGGAGCAAGAGTTTTATCTGGTTCAGGAATGCATTGAAGGTCACGATCTCAAGCAAGAATTACCACGGGGTAAGCGCTTAACTGAAGCCCAGGTCATTGTCCTATGTCAAGACATCTTGAAAATACTAGAGTTTGTCCATCAGCAACATGTGATTCACCGCGATATCAAACCCGCCAATATAATTAGGCGAAGGCAAGATGGAAAGCTTGTTCTGATTGATTTTGGAGCCGTCAAAGAAGTCACGACTCAGGCCGTTAACCCTTCAGGAAACACCAGTTTAACAGTAGCAATTGGCTCACCGGGTTACATGCCCAACGAGCAACTGAGCGGCAAACCCCAATTCTGTAGTGATATTTATGCTGTTGGGGTATTAGGTATCCAAGCACTTACAGGGTTATCTTCTACTCAGTTGCCACAAGACCTCAGGACGAGTGAAATTTTCTGGCGCGATAACTGGCTGCACAACATGCCGCCGGAACAGGTACAAACCAGCGTTGAGCTGGCAGATGTTTTAGATAAGATGGTACGCTACGACTACCGCCAGCGCTACCAAACGGTGACAGAGACACTGCAAGCATTTGAGCAACTCACTATGGCTTACTGTGGCTCAACAACAGCCTCTATCTCTGAAGTTAGCTTCACCGCATCGGCTGACCCCTTTGAACCCACCACAACTTACCCTCGGCTTCCTCTAGTTTCCGATATGCCGACGGATACGATTGAATCCAAAGAACTGACACAAGCGCTACCCTCCCAGCAACAGCCAACTTCAAAGGCTTTGGGAAACTTATCAGACGGGCAAGTTGCTGATGAAACTATCACACCTTTGGTTTCTTCGTCCCGCAAGAAATATCGTAAATTGATCGCGATTGGTGGAGGTATTGTTGCTGCCGTAGGTCTGGCCTTTGGTATCTACCACGTTCATGGATTAACCATATCATTGGCAGAAAGTCAATGGTCAAAAAAGATATCACTCTCAAACACCCTCCCTGGAGATTCAAACTCTCTTAGTCCTGTGGCTATCAGCCCAGATGGCAAAACTCTCGCGAGTGGGAGTGAGGATGGGACAATCAAACTGTGGGATTTACAGACCGGGAAACTGAGAAACACACTTAAGGGGCCTCCATCACCCGATAAGCGTTCAAAATCAGTTAGAGCGATCGCATTCAGCCCAGATGGTAAAACTCTCGCTAGTGGGGGTGAGGACAACGGTATCAAGGTTTGGAACCTCGGCACGGGAAAATTACTCCACACTCTTTCCGGGAAATCGTATTGGATTAGCGCGTTAGCGATTAGTCCCGATAGTCAGACGTTTGTGTGTGGCGATGCGGACAGCTATATAACAATTGGAAATTTGAGAACTAGGGAACTCCAGAACTTTTTTGCTGGACATTCCACCATAGTTAACTCCCTCGCTATCAGCCCAGATGGGCAAACTGCCGTTAGCGGTAGTGATGATAAGACCATCAAGGTGTGGGAAATCAAGACGGGGCAGTTAATTCACACGCTTACCACCCCTGATTCTCGCCGCGTCTTCGCTGTTGCCATCAGTCCTAATGGAAAGACAATTGCCAGTGGCAATGAGGATGGAGTCGTTAGGCTGTGGAATCTGGGCAGTGGAAAACTCATCCAAAGCTTGCCAGTTGGTTCAGCGTCGATTATTGCTGTCGCCTATAGAGTTAATGGACATACTCTCGTGAGTGGCAGTAATGATGGAACAATTCGGCTATGGGATGTCAGAACAGGAAAGGTGCTGCGGACTATGCCAGGGCATTCAGCGCCGGTTTATTCCCTTGCCTTTAGTCCAGATGGGCAGACGCTTGTGAGTAGCAGCAAGGATGAGACGATTAAAATTTGGCGAGTACCATAG